The DNA window ATATTTTATTTTTTAAATATTGATCTGCAATTTCAATTCCGAATTCTTCTTTCATTTCAATGTAGATTTTATTATATGATAAAAGCTTCATTAAAGGTTTATTTGATTCATTTAATAATGTATTCATATTTTGTGAAGATACATTACTGTTATCATCTATACTAGCATTGGCTGTATTGTTACTTCTTAAAAACTCTTTAAAAAATCTTGTAGGATCAAGGTTCTGATTGGCTAACCCTTCCAGTTTTACTAGTTCATGATGTTTATGTTTAATGTCCATAAATGTTCTTTCAAAGTCCTGGTCTAAACTAATTCCTAAATGCACTTTTTATGCCCCCATTCTTTCTTGTTCTTTCATTCTATAGATATATTGATTTGATGATCCTAATATACCCCCATTATTTAATTCTTCTATATACTCACCACATACTAACGTATCAAAGTAAGATGTGTCAATATTTTCTTCAATAATATCTTCTATATACCTCCATGTATATAATAAAGTATCTATATGATTTTCTTTATATTGTTTTGCTAACTCAATAACAAACTGTCTATTTATATCAGCTAATGGTTCACCACCTATAAAAGCAATTTTACATTCTCCAAAAGTTTCTTGATAGAATTTTACTTTTGGAAGTGTTATCTCTAATACTTCTTCTATAGATAATAATGTACCAACTTTATCTTTCTGTAAGTGTTTGTTCTGACACTCTTTACAAAATCCATTAACTCTAGGACAAACAGTAGCTATATCACAGTATGCTAAATATAAAGAAATGGTTGGTGTGCCTAATCCGTCAGCACCAATAGATTCACGTATAGTTATCCATCTCTTCAATTTTTATACCCCTCTATCTTATTTTTTATATATTCTAAAAGTATTTATAGACCTCCCTAGTAGACAAGAAAACCAGAGAAATCTATCTCTGGTTCCTATCTATAATAGTTAAGTCTATAGAAAAAGATTGATCTAAATTCCGCATTTTCTTAAAGATTCTTTATAATTATTTGGATTTTATAACTATTTGGATAATGTGCTTTAAAAGAGAAGATAAAAGGAATTCTTTTTTTACCTACATTAATTTTTTTACCTACGTGCTTATATCCCAT is part of the Candidatus Woesearchaeota archaeon genome and encodes:
- a CDS encoding 4Fe-4S cluster-binding domain-containing protein, which produces MKRWITIRESIGADGLGTPTISLYLAYCDIATVCPRVNGFCKECQNKHLQKDKVGTLLSIEEVLEITLPKVKFYQETFGECKIAFIGGEPLADINRQFVIELAKQYKENHIDTLLYTWRYIEDIIEENIDTSYFDTLVCGEYIEELNNGGILGSSNQYIYRMKEQERMGA